From the Halorubellus sp. JP-L1 genome, one window contains:
- a CDS encoding PD-(D/E)XK nuclease family protein, which yields MDRAGSQPESVLYLAPDGMDAGWLRDQWCEHGTGLQFAVRSLDDVVDQVYDRSVTASGSTYFTREHHRQVVDTALHALASDHRFAPGDVTMSNGHLREIDDLLTLTEFAGLHTAEEIADRLADEALPDLATNLASLKAEFDVARASFADGVERSLRSERYARVVAEDSSDYLSYVDVVVVGQFSRLSPVEIGVLEWLTEAVPTYAIVPRFTEGAPAGIDRTLRHLWETYTTGLDLTPHAVHDDAETATAIDEAAFRRFYQPVPEERVSVGGELDLVAPMDVAHEARHVMRRVQSVLTEDDVEPADVGVVVTDESAYVEHLAAAASDRGVPVRVSRERDLDGTRPGAAFFDLLDLLAEPADDSALAAFLSSPCTELAGFETAIRASDLGEALEAADDSVESAALEDEAAAIVEDVRARARAVSSGSIDDLREFASAFGLEAPDAESVTPLEAAAWETIERTIEVVTQRPTVESRPDWVPALRRAFGNATVSTTRGSVDESVQITGVLGDSERTYDHVFVVGLTQSHYPSGGRRLAFTRRLNEAHADFDRSNPDQRADHRLATLVANAHTATLSRPRTREDGSEYVDAGFLQELRNHTAVDATPIDEYGHLSSDDDRVERIGSSGDAWRALGVIGGAGRDALEDALDATEDVLAAYLNAADADSRSETVANGVATASARATSEPGPRNGWLDPDTVAGIDAALDGSISPSELETYAQCGFKHKASYLLDLESDDDDTTSADRGTVVHDILDRFYSTLQTAAGDPVDVSLRDRDVLESHLFEVAESVLSEVDDDADDVVTDSWERDLLAGLAGPDVNPQYNPWDLQEPVTGTLAAFVEEECTLQGTTEESGDPLTTRPAYFERYLRATVDGVDLHGKVDRVDVDADGEFVVRDYKTGWTPREGDVLDGLAFQLPVYLHLAAVETDHDPIGGTYYQIAGPNDVSSFATVLASGEDAGWHAHGGSALRRFSHPRFDTRTQFETFLDEVVPDRISRIVDGVEQGYFHPAVNDPDDAGCSYCEYSEICDVRSDRRRTFVEAIDERSDADVYVPLAARGEEYDPATDAPGEAPGAGADGPDGGDA from the coding sequence ATGGATCGTGCTGGGTCGCAGCCCGAGTCCGTTCTCTATCTCGCGCCGGACGGGATGGATGCGGGATGGCTGCGAGACCAGTGGTGCGAGCACGGGACGGGACTCCAGTTCGCGGTCCGCAGTCTGGACGACGTCGTGGACCAGGTCTACGACCGTAGCGTTACCGCCAGCGGGTCGACGTACTTCACTCGCGAGCATCACCGCCAGGTCGTCGATACGGCGCTGCACGCGCTGGCGTCCGACCATCGCTTCGCGCCGGGAGATGTGACGATGAGTAACGGTCACCTCCGGGAGATCGACGACCTGCTCACGCTGACGGAATTCGCCGGTCTCCACACTGCGGAGGAGATCGCGGATCGTCTCGCGGACGAGGCACTTCCGGATCTGGCGACGAATCTCGCGTCGCTGAAGGCCGAGTTCGACGTCGCTCGGGCGTCGTTCGCCGATGGCGTCGAACGGTCGCTGCGATCCGAACGATACGCTCGCGTCGTGGCCGAGGATTCCAGCGACTATCTCTCGTACGTCGACGTCGTCGTCGTCGGTCAGTTCTCTCGCCTGTCGCCCGTGGAGATCGGCGTTCTCGAGTGGCTCACCGAAGCGGTTCCGACGTACGCGATCGTTCCGCGGTTCACGGAGGGCGCGCCAGCGGGCATCGATCGCACGCTCCGACATCTCTGGGAGACGTACACCACGGGGCTGGACCTGACACCGCACGCAGTCCACGACGACGCCGAGACCGCGACGGCGATCGACGAGGCTGCGTTCCGGCGGTTCTATCAGCCGGTTCCCGAGGAGCGGGTTTCGGTCGGTGGGGAACTCGACCTGGTCGCTCCGATGGACGTCGCCCACGAGGCTCGACACGTCATGCGGCGAGTGCAGTCGGTACTGACCGAGGACGACGTCGAACCGGCGGACGTGGGAGTGGTCGTTACGGACGAGAGCGCGTACGTCGAGCACCTCGCCGCGGCAGCGAGCGATCGAGGGGTACCGGTTCGCGTCAGTCGAGAGCGGGACCTCGACGGGACGCGACCGGGTGCGGCGTTCTTCGACCTGCTCGATCTCCTGGCTGAGCCGGCGGACGACTCCGCACTTGCTGCATTCCTCAGTAGTCCCTGCACGGAGCTCGCTGGATTCGAGACGGCGATTCGAGCGAGCGACCTCGGCGAGGCCCTCGAGGCGGCGGACGACTCCGTCGAATCGGCGGCGCTCGAGGACGAGGCTGCGGCGATCGTCGAGGACGTCCGTGCGAGAGCGCGCGCGGTCTCGAGTGGGTCGATCGACGACCTCCGCGAGTTCGCGAGCGCGTTCGGGCTCGAGGCTCCCGATGCGGAGTCCGTGACGCCACTGGAGGCGGCGGCGTGGGAGACGATCGAGCGAACGATCGAGGTCGTCACGCAGCGGCCGACGGTCGAGTCGCGACCGGACTGGGTGCCAGCTCTCCGTCGCGCGTTCGGGAACGCGACCGTCTCGACGACGCGCGGTTCGGTCGATGAGAGCGTCCAGATCACTGGCGTCCTGGGTGACAGCGAGCGAACGTACGATCACGTCTTCGTCGTCGGTCTCACGCAGTCGCACTATCCCTCTGGCGGTCGTCGTCTCGCGTTCACACGACGCTTGAACGAGGCACACGCGGACTTCGATCGGTCGAACCCCGATCAGCGCGCGGACCACCGCCTCGCCACGCTCGTCGCGAACGCCCACACGGCGACCCTCAGTCGGCCACGGACGCGAGAGGACGGCAGCGAGTACGTCGACGCCGGGTTCCTGCAGGAACTCCGCAACCACACCGCCGTCGACGCCACGCCGATCGACGAGTACGGTCATCTCTCGAGCGACGACGACCGGGTCGAGCGAATCGGCTCCTCCGGGGACGCGTGGCGAGCGCTCGGCGTCATCGGGGGCGCGGGCCGCGACGCGCTCGAGGACGCGCTGGATGCGACCGAGGACGTCCTGGCGGCGTATCTGAACGCTGCAGATGCGGACTCGCGGAGCGAGACCGTCGCGAACGGCGTGGCGACTGCGAGTGCGCGAGCGACGAGCGAGCCGGGTCCGCGGAACGGCTGGCTCGACCCCGACACCGTCGCAGGCATCGACGCGGCCCTCGATGGCTCGATCTCGCCGAGCGAACTCGAGACGTACGCCCAGTGCGGGTTCAAACACAAGGCCAGCTATCTGCTCGACCTCGAGAGCGACGACGACGACACCACCAGCGCCGACCGTGGGACCGTCGTCCACGACATCCTCGATCGCTTCTACTCGACCCTCCAGACGGCAGCGGGCGATCCGGTCGATGTCAGTCTGCGGGATCGCGACGTACTCGAGTCGCACCTGTTCGAGGTCGCCGAATCCGTCCTGTCCGAGGTGGACGACGACGCGGACGACGTCGTCACGGACTCCTGGGAGCGCGACCTCCTCGCGGGACTCGCCGGTCCGGACGTGAACCCGCAGTACAATCCCTGGGACCTCCAGGAGCCCGTTACCGGGACGCTCGCGGCGTTCGTCGAGGAAGAGTGCACGCTCCAGGGAACGACCGAGGAGTCCGGCGATCCGCTCACCACGCGCCCGGCGTACTTCGAACGGTACCTCCGGGCGACCGTCGACGGCGTCGACCTCCACGGGAAGGTCGACCGCGTCGACGTCGACGCGGACGGCGAGTTCGTCGTCCGGGACTACAAGACCGGGTGGACGCCACGCGAAGGCGACGTCCTCGACGGTCTGGCGTTCCAGCTCCCGGTGTACCTCCATCTCGCGGCGGTGGAGACGGACCACGACCCGATCGGTGGCACGTACTACCAGATCGCGGGCCCGAACGACGTCTCGAGCTTCGCGACGGTGCTCGCCAGCGGCGAGGACGCGGGCTGGCACGCCCACGGCGGGAGCGCACTCCGCCGCTTCAGCCATCCCCGGTTCGATACCAGGACCCAGTTCGAGACGTTCCTCGACGAGGTCGTTCCGGACCGCATCTCGCGGATCGTCGACGGCGTCGAACAGGGGTACTTCCATCCCGCGGTCAACGACCCCGACGACGCCGGCTGTTCGTACTGCGAGTACAGCGAGATCTGTGACGTGCGCTCGGATCGCCGTCGGACGTTCGTCGAAGCCATCGACGAGCGATCGGACGCGGACGTCTACGTACCACTCGCCGCGCGCGGCGAGGAGTACGATCCGGCCACCGACGCTCCGGGCGAAGCCCCGGGCGCGGGCGCCGATGGGCCGGACGGAGGTGACGCCTGA
- a CDS encoding DUF411 domain-containing protein codes for MNRDVSRRGLLGVGASTVALGIAGCLGSSSEDEWDVDGTLAVSNAQQFSSPDCGCCHRYASYLREHLDTTLEETETDDVAGLKRRHGVPAEAQSCHTLVLDEYVVEGHVPFEVIAQLLDERPSIDGIALPGMPSGSPGMGGTKADSFTVYELDDGKSGGVYAEI; via the coding sequence ATGAACCGAGACGTGTCTCGTCGTGGACTGCTGGGTGTCGGTGCGTCGACGGTCGCCCTCGGGATCGCTGGCTGTCTGGGCTCGTCGAGCGAGGACGAGTGGGACGTCGATGGGACGCTGGCGGTGTCGAACGCACAGCAGTTCAGTTCACCGGACTGTGGCTGTTGTCACCGGTACGCGTCGTATCTGCGCGAGCACCTCGACACGACACTCGAGGAAACCGAGACCGATGACGTGGCGGGTCTCAAGCGCCGTCACGGCGTTCCAGCGGAAGCCCAGAGCTGTCACACGCTGGTACTCGACGAGTACGTCGTCGAGGGACACGTCCCCTTCGAGGTCATCGCACAGCTACTCGACGAACGGCCGTCGATCGACGGCATCGCGCTGCCCGGGATGCCGTCCGGGTCGCCGGGAATGGGCGGAACGAAGGCCGACTCGTTCACCGTGTACGAACTCGACGACGGGAAGTCCGGTGGCGTGTACGCCGAAATCTGA
- a CDS encoding aldehyde dehydrogenase family protein — protein sequence MTSESEFSIADDWNALYIDGEWVGTEESIAVEDPSTRETVTEVPAATESDVDAAYDAAARSQSAWAETPPMRRETVIQEFARALETHHDEIVELLKSEVGGGQIMGETSMQIALDHAGEAATYPRRLQGQHKGSNIPGKENVVERGPAGVVTAISPWNFPLNLSLRAVAPAIATGNAVVLKPATNSAITGGLLFAELFEEVGLPDGVLNVVTGHGSEIGDRVAGHPESDVVTFTGSTPVGRGVAATAAENLATPVMELGGNNAHIVTANADLDGAIDAAVFGSFVHQGQVCISINRHVVHEDVYDDYVDRLVERAESLPTGSAHDPDTVVGPVIDDSQRDEMLDYVEESVDAGATLETGGGTVSLDDVDDSLVVEPTVLSDVTNDMPVACFEHFGPIAPVVPFSDVDEAIEIANDTEYGLSGSVHAGDEGTGKAIAERMDTGHIHVNDQPINDEAHVPFSGINASGMGGFNSNLILEEITETKWISIQHEPRDYPF from the coding sequence ATGACATCCGAATCCGAATTCTCCATCGCCGACGACTGGAACGCGTTGTACATCGACGGCGAGTGGGTCGGCACCGAGGAGTCGATCGCAGTCGAAGATCCGTCGACCCGTGAAACCGTCACGGAGGTACCGGCTGCGACCGAGAGCGACGTCGATGCGGCCTACGACGCCGCTGCGAGATCACAGTCCGCATGGGCCGAAACGCCACCAATGCGGCGCGAGACGGTGATTCAAGAGTTCGCCCGAGCGCTCGAAACGCACCACGACGAGATCGTCGAACTGCTCAAGTCCGAGGTTGGGGGCGGCCAGATCATGGGCGAGACGTCGATGCAGATCGCGCTGGATCACGCTGGAGAAGCGGCGACGTATCCACGCCGCCTGCAGGGCCAACACAAGGGCTCGAATATCCCGGGGAAGGAGAACGTCGTCGAGCGGGGGCCGGCCGGTGTCGTCACTGCGATCTCCCCGTGGAACTTTCCGTTGAACCTCTCGTTACGGGCGGTCGCACCGGCCATCGCGACGGGGAACGCGGTCGTCCTGAAGCCCGCGACGAACTCCGCGATTACCGGCGGCCTCCTGTTCGCGGAACTGTTCGAGGAGGTGGGGCTCCCAGACGGCGTCCTGAACGTCGTCACTGGACACGGGTCGGAGATCGGTGATCGCGTCGCGGGGCACCCCGAGAGCGACGTCGTCACGTTCACGGGGTCGACGCCAGTCGGACGCGGCGTGGCCGCGACCGCGGCCGAAAATCTCGCCACGCCCGTGATGGAACTCGGGGGGAACAACGCGCACATCGTTACGGCGAACGCCGATCTCGACGGCGCGATCGACGCCGCGGTCTTCGGGTCGTTCGTCCACCAGGGCCAGGTCTGTATCTCGATCAACCGTCACGTCGTCCACGAAGACGTCTACGACGACTACGTCGATCGACTCGTCGAGCGTGCGGAGTCGCTCCCGACCGGGAGCGCGCACGACCCCGATACCGTGGTCGGGCCCGTCATCGACGACTCGCAGCGCGACGAGATGCTCGACTACGTCGAAGAGTCGGTCGACGCCGGCGCGACGCTCGAAACCGGTGGCGGGACGGTCAGCCTCGACGATGTCGACGATTCGCTTGTGGTGGAACCGACTGTGCTCTCCGACGTGACCAACGACATGCCCGTCGCCTGCTTCGAACACTTCGGACCGATCGCACCGGTCGTTCCGTTCTCCGACGTCGACGAAGCAATCGAGATCGCCAACGATACCGAGTACGGGCTCTCCGGTTCCGTCCACGCCGGCGACGAAGGGACGGGCAAAGCGATCGCCGAACGCATGGACACCGGCCACATCCACGTCAACGACCAACCGATCAACGACGAGGCGCACGTCCCCTTCAGCGGCATCAACGCCTCCGGCATGGGTGGCTTCAACAGCAACCTGATCCTCGAGGAAATCACCGAGACGAAGTGGATCTCGATACAGCACGAGCCACGCGACTATCCCTTCTGA
- a CDS encoding MBL fold metallo-hydrolase, whose amino-acid sequence MEITLVGTGSPIPIPERGGTSIVVDVADERVLIDCGPKTVYGLMDAGIPFGEIETMFFTHHHLDHNASFFHFAFTSWTDGGRESLTVYGPDGTDRLVDALYDVYAEDIEYRQDIYPTDGISNIETELVTDELSRQMDGWDVDAVPVEHSIETYAYRFTEHGTGSSFVFSGDTRKIPSLVEFAEGADVLVQDCNTAPVDEDRVPDADEQFVWQQHAEGEGDLNQSTLTANHCDATDAGEIARDAGVETLVLTHVMPYRDLESMRRDAESAFDGDVLVAEDGLTISP is encoded by the coding sequence ATGGAGATCACCCTCGTCGGTACCGGAAGTCCAATCCCGATTCCCGAGCGTGGTGGCACGAGCATCGTCGTCGACGTCGCCGACGAACGCGTGCTGATCGACTGTGGGCCCAAGACCGTCTACGGCCTCATGGACGCCGGGATTCCCTTCGGGGAGATCGAGACGATGTTCTTCACGCACCACCACCTGGATCACAACGCGTCGTTCTTCCACTTCGCGTTCACGAGCTGGACCGATGGCGGCCGAGAATCGCTGACCGTCTACGGCCCAGACGGCACCGACCGGCTCGTCGACGCGCTGTACGACGTCTACGCGGAAGACATCGAGTACCGCCAGGACATCTACCCGACCGATGGCATCTCGAACATCGAGACCGAACTCGTGACGGACGAGCTCAGCCGCCAGATGGACGGCTGGGACGTCGACGCAGTCCCGGTCGAACACTCCATCGAGACGTACGCGTATCGGTTCACCGAACACGGAACGGGTTCGTCGTTCGTCTTCTCCGGCGATACGCGGAAGATACCGTCACTTGTCGAGTTCGCGGAAGGCGCAGACGTCCTCGTGCAGGACTGCAACACCGCCCCGGTCGACGAAGATCGCGTGCCGGACGCGGACGAGCAGTTCGTCTGGCAACAGCACGCGGAGGGAGAAGGAGATCTGAACCAGTCGACGCTGACGGCCAACCACTGCGACGCTACGGATGCGGGGGAGATCGCCCGGGACGCTGGCGTCGAGACGCTCGTCCTCACGCACGTGATGCCGTACCGCGATCTCGAGTCGATGCGACGAGACGCCGAGTCAGCGTTCGACGGAGACGTACTCGTCGCCGAAGACGGGCTTACCATCTCTCCCTAG
- the heR gene encoding heliorhodopsin HeR, whose amino-acid sequence MEKTTPGDWNLRRFNAIMGVLHFLQGAVMLYLSSSREWTITATRLEFDTGSQRLVPVMESIGTIELAYLAVAFLFISAIAHALIATVLYDRYVAYLEHGMNPYRWYEYAVSASVMIVLIAMLAGVWDLGTLIALFGLVAVMNLCGLVMERHNRLTEDTDWSSFVVGSIAGVVPWIVIAVSIIGTFDAGGSPPDFVIVIYVSLFVLFNLFAINMLLQYRGVWKWQDYLYGERAYVVLSLVAKSLLAWQVFFGALNSPV is encoded by the coding sequence ATGGAAAAGACTACTCCTGGCGACTGGAACCTCCGGCGGTTCAACGCGATCATGGGCGTCCTCCACTTCCTTCAGGGTGCGGTAATGCTCTACCTGAGTTCCTCGCGGGAGTGGACAATTACCGCAACGCGTCTCGAATTCGACACCGGAAGTCAGCGACTCGTCCCCGTCATGGAGTCGATCGGGACGATCGAGTTGGCCTATCTGGCGGTTGCGTTCCTCTTCATCTCCGCGATCGCTCACGCGCTGATCGCGACGGTACTATACGACCGCTACGTCGCCTATCTCGAGCACGGGATGAACCCCTACCGGTGGTACGAGTACGCCGTCAGCGCGTCGGTGATGATCGTCCTGATCGCCATGCTCGCGGGCGTCTGGGACCTGGGCACGCTGATCGCACTGTTCGGCCTCGTCGCGGTGATGAACCTCTGCGGACTGGTGATGGAGCGCCACAATCGGCTGACGGAGGACACCGACTGGAGTTCGTTCGTCGTCGGTTCGATCGCCGGCGTCGTCCCCTGGATCGTCATCGCCGTCTCGATCATCGGTACGTTCGACGCCGGCGGCAGCCCACCGGACTTCGTGATCGTCATCTACGTCTCGCTGTTCGTCCTCTTCAATCTCTTCGCGATCAACATGCTATTGCAGTATCGCGGCGTCTGGAAGTGGCAGGACTACCTGTACGGCGAACGGGCGTACGTCGTGTTGAGTCTCGTGGCGAAGTCGCTGTTGGCCTGGCAAGTCTTCTTTGGCGCACTGAATTCGCCAGTGTAG
- a CDS encoding heavy metal translocating P-type ATPase, translating to MAVTEPPSLSTCTVHIERRGGRGEAGARALERHLRDVPGVHDVDVSFRTESARITYEEGVTSEETIRDAVRDRDVSIQDDPDAAPDDVTSRSELRREAAFVGLTLLGMVTGLVTGWLDGPGLLAWSGYGVAYAFGGWYGLKGAVETLRHGAVDIDLLMIVAALGALSIGAPFEGAMLLFLFSLSNTLQHYAIGRSRRAIKSLVEMRPDEAQVLRDGEEVTVPIDDVAVGDVFVVRPGDKIPLDGVVASGEGTVDQASLTGESVPVPKESGDEVFGGTINESGSLEIEVTRQAHESAISRLIDMVERAQSEKAPTQRLIDRLEQPYVIAVFALTVAAIAIPLALGSAFTSTFYRAMTLMVAASPCAVIISTPAAVLSAIASGGRQGVLFKGGEHVETAATIDAVAFDKTGTLTQGDTRLTDVFVRETGVESLTDDGLLSLAAAVQGRSEHHLARATVGAAEERSLDVPDAQRFQSAAGKGVRADVEASTIHIGNRSYFGTVLEDATIDGVEPGLDRLQTLESEGKTSVVVAREDGDGVTVLGWLAFTDTVRPGAAEMIEELRELGIEHIVMLTGDNERVAQRIAEEVGIDEVQAELLPEAKVATIEALVDEHENVAMVGDGVNDAPALATATLGVAMGGAGTDVALETADVVLMGDDLSKIPYVFGLGRKTRRTLAVNLAIAFGAIALMVGTILLWGIPLPIAVIGHEGSTVLVSLNGLRLLGFRG from the coding sequence GTGGCCGTTACTGAGCCTCCCTCGCTGTCGACGTGCACGGTCCACATCGAGCGACGAGGTGGGCGTGGCGAAGCGGGAGCGCGAGCACTCGAACGACACCTCCGGGACGTCCCGGGCGTCCACGACGTCGACGTCTCCTTCCGAACCGAGAGTGCTCGAATCACTTACGAGGAGGGAGTCACGTCCGAGGAGACGATTCGGGACGCAGTCCGCGACCGGGACGTCTCGATCCAGGACGACCCCGATGCGGCACCAGACGACGTGACCTCCCGCTCGGAGCTCCGACGGGAGGCGGCGTTCGTCGGGTTGACGCTGCTCGGGATGGTGACGGGGCTGGTGACGGGCTGGCTCGACGGCCCGGGACTCCTCGCGTGGAGCGGGTACGGCGTCGCGTACGCCTTCGGTGGCTGGTACGGACTCAAAGGCGCGGTCGAGACGCTCCGGCACGGCGCCGTCGACATCGACCTCCTGATGATCGTCGCCGCACTCGGTGCGCTCTCGATCGGCGCGCCGTTCGAGGGCGCGATGCTGCTGTTCCTGTTCTCGCTGTCGAACACGCTCCAGCACTACGCGATCGGGCGCTCGCGCCGCGCGATCAAGTCCCTCGTCGAGATGCGGCCGGACGAAGCTCAGGTGCTCCGCGACGGCGAAGAAGTTACCGTCCCAATCGACGACGTCGCCGTCGGCGACGTCTTCGTCGTTCGGCCCGGCGACAAGATCCCGCTGGACGGCGTCGTCGCGTCCGGCGAGGGGACGGTCGACCAGGCGTCGCTCACCGGCGAGTCCGTGCCCGTGCCGAAGGAATCCGGGGACGAGGTGTTCGGCGGAACGATCAACGAGAGCGGGAGCCTCGAGATCGAGGTCACGCGGCAGGCCCACGAGTCGGCGATCAGCCGCCTCATCGATATGGTCGAGCGTGCGCAGAGCGAGAAGGCGCCGACGCAGCGGCTCATCGACCGCCTCGAACAGCCGTACGTCATCGCCGTGTTCGCACTCACGGTCGCGGCGATCGCGATCCCGCTCGCGCTCGGGAGCGCGTTCACCAGTACGTTCTATCGAGCGATGACGCTCATGGTCGCGGCGTCGCCGTGCGCGGTCATCATCTCGACGCCCGCGGCGGTCCTGTCGGCGATCGCCTCCGGCGGCAGGCAGGGCGTCCTGTTCAAGGGCGGCGAGCACGTCGAGACGGCGGCGACCATCGACGCGGTCGCGTTCGACAAGACCGGGACGCTCACGCAGGGCGATACGCGGTTGACTGACGTCTTCGTCCGCGAGACGGGAGTCGAATCGCTGACCGACGACGGGTTGCTATCGCTCGCGGCCGCAGTGCAGGGTCGCTCGGAGCACCACCTCGCTCGTGCGACGGTCGGAGCAGCGGAAGAGCGGTCACTCGACGTCCCCGACGCGCAACGGTTTCAGTCGGCCGCGGGGAAGGGCGTCCGCGCCGACGTCGAAGCCAGCACCATCCACATCGGGAATCGAAGTTACTTCGGAACAGTCCTCGAAGACGCGACGATCGACGGGGTCGAACCCGGGCTCGACCGCCTCCAGACGCTAGAGTCTGAGGGGAAGACGAGCGTCGTCGTCGCTCGAGAGGACGGCGACGGAGTCACCGTGCTGGGGTGGCTCGCGTTTACCGACACGGTCCGTCCCGGCGCTGCCGAGATGATCGAGGAGCTCCGCGAACTCGGCATCGAGCACATCGTCATGCTGACGGGGGACAACGAGCGCGTCGCACAGCGAATCGCCGAGGAGGTCGGCATCGACGAGGTGCAGGCGGAACTGCTGCCGGAAGCGAAGGTGGCGACCATCGAAGCCCTGGTCGACGAGCACGAGAACGTGGCGATGGTCGGCGACGGCGTCAACGACGCGCCGGCACTTGCAACCGCGACGCTCGGGGTGGCGATGGGCGGCGCCGGGACCGACGTCGCGCTCGAAACCGCCGACGTGGTACTGATGGGCGACGACCTCAGCAAGATCCCGTACGTCTTCGGGCTCGGACGCAAGACCCGCCGAACGCTCGCCGTCAACCTCGCCATCGCGTTCGGTGCCATCGCGCTCATGGTCGGCACGATCCTGCTCTGGGGGATCCCGCTCCCGATCGCCGTGATTGGGCACGAGGGCTCGACGGTCCTCGTCTCGCTGAACGGCCTCCGATTGCTCGGATTCCGTGGTTAA
- a CDS encoding amidase, which translates to MSGIDRSAIEAVARRHGIDIDDETVSAFLEASRDQAAQYGALDSKSVESDYRVDPTPGDDEYNAFRYQFEHGGGDGSLADLDVAVKENIVVAGAPTTCGSPGFEFEPRHSATVVDRLVDDGATLVGTTNMDEFAFYITGETCTHGRIENPVVDGCVPGGSSSGSGAAVAAGLVDAALGTDTGGSVRIPASFCGVVGIKPTHQRVSRFGVVDLSQSLDHVGPLAPDVETAARVLETITGPDVDDPSTRGTAEPEDYVNAVDGGVEDLRIGVVGEAMATSEDAVGNCVSEAVAGLADAGATVEETSLAGYETMGPVVGAIAGLEFAAFVGANGASPATGTGTTDALREALSAANDRGDFGENVTNLLVTNGVVADGDGSPFVAAKGLQRDFTRTVREALDDYDALVTPTTPMPAPEFGTIQGLDGLLRVVENTAPFNCSGTPAVSVPCGTVSEKPVGLQVVTDWNDEPTALGVAGAVERL; encoded by the coding sequence ATGTCTGGGATCGATCGATCAGCTATCGAGGCAGTCGCTCGACGGCATGGAATAGACATCGACGACGAGACGGTATCGGCTTTCCTCGAGGCGTCGCGGGACCAAGCCGCGCAGTACGGCGCGCTCGACTCGAAGTCGGTCGAGAGCGACTACCGGGTCGACCCGACTCCTGGCGACGACGAGTACAACGCCTTCCGCTACCAGTTCGAGCACGGCGGCGGCGACGGGTCACTGGCGGACCTCGACGTCGCCGTCAAGGAGAACATCGTGGTCGCGGGCGCTCCGACCACCTGTGGCTCCCCGGGATTCGAGTTCGAACCGCGGCACAGCGCGACCGTGGTCGACCGGCTGGTCGACGACGGCGCGACGCTGGTCGGGACGACGAACATGGACGAGTTCGCGTTCTACATCACCGGCGAGACGTGCACGCACGGCCGCATCGAGAACCCGGTCGTCGACGGCTGCGTGCCCGGCGGGTCCTCGAGCGGGAGCGGCGCGGCCGTAGCCGCCGGTCTCGTGGACGCAGCGCTGGGGACCGACACCGGTGGGTCGGTCAGGATTCCCGCGTCGTTCTGTGGCGTCGTCGGTATCAAACCCACCCATCAGCGCGTCTCGCGGTTCGGCGTCGTCGACCTCTCGCAGTCCCTCGACCACGTCGGGCCGCTCGCCCCTGACGTCGAAACTGCCGCGCGCGTGCTCGAAACCATTACCGGACCGGACGTCGACGATCCGTCGACGCGAGGCACCGCCGAACCCGAGGACTACGTGAACGCCGTGGACGGGGGAGTCGAGGACCTCCGGATCGGCGTCGTCGGTGAAGCGATGGCGACGAGCGAGGACGCCGTCGGCAACTGCGTCTCTGAGGCGGTAGCAGGCCTCGCGGATGCCGGGGCGACCGTCGAGGAGACGTCGCTCGCGGGCTACGAGACGATGGGGCCGGTGGTCGGCGCCATCGCCGGCCTGGAGTTCGCGGCGTTCGTCGGCGCGAACGGCGCCTCGCCCGCGACCGGTACTGGAACGACCGATGCGCTTCGTGAAGCGCTTTCGGCCGCCAACGACCGCGGTGACTTCGGCGAAAACGTGACCAACCTCCTCGTCACGAACGGCGTCGTCGCCGATGGCGACGGCTCGCCGTTCGTCGCAGCGAAGGGCCTGCAACGCGACTTCACCCGGACCGTCCGGGAGGCACTCGACGACTACGACGCGCTCGTCACGCCGACGACGCCGATGCCTGCCCCCGAATTCGGCACGATCCAGGGGCTCGACGGACTCCTGCGAGTCGTCGAGAACACCGCCCCCTTCAACTGCAGTGGGACGCCAGCCGTCTCCGTGCCCTGTGGAACGGTCTCCGAGAAACCAGTCGGCCTCCAAGTCGTCACCGACTGGAACGACGAGCCCACCGCACTCGGCGTCGCCGGGGCCGTCGAACGGCTCTGA
- a CDS encoding SHOCT domain-containing protein, whose product MPQNTSGTRLVTILLVVIGVFVVFPMLFMGFGMMGFGPMMGGMWGSGMWADGTTSGWMFVVGIAMQVLFLAALVGGGYLIYRAVAVDERDSDRALEELRLAYARGEVTDEEYEQRRAALERDTEPSKD is encoded by the coding sequence ATGCCACAAAACACGAGTGGAACGCGGTTGGTCACGATACTCCTCGTCGTCATCGGTGTGTTCGTCGTCTTCCCGATGCTCTTCATGGGCTTCGGGATGATGGGGTTCGGGCCGATGATGGGCGGAATGTGGGGCAGTGGAATGTGGGCAGATGGGACGACGTCGGGGTGGATGTTCGTCGTCGGCATCGCGATGCAGGTCCTGTTCCTGGCCGCCCTCGTCGGTGGCGGCTACCTCATCTACAGGGCAGTAGCAGTCGATGAGCGCGACTCGGATCGAGCGCTCGAGGAGCTCCGACTGGCCTACGCGCGTGGCGAGGTAACCGACGAGGAGTACGAACAGCGACGAGCGGCACTCGAACGCGACACGGAGCCCTCGAAGGACTGA